Proteins from one Impatiens glandulifera chromosome 2, dImpGla2.1, whole genome shotgun sequence genomic window:
- the LOC124926345 gene encoding interactor of constitutive active ROPs 4-like, with product MSGSRGSEMIRRQSLRGPKQVKTPTADSENPPQKPITERSPKMGDRRSPRGNAARSSDPKKLGNRVADLESQLGQAQGELKILKHQLSSTGGAAKRVPIKPKNPVEGSDESQPETDVFEVPVEMVLNKVDLSPPAELDNEITSLKAVIDEKETEMEKSKRKKNVMKNKIDELNSDMGLVRTKETEMSLKVNKLFDELEQSKSAEAELKEKLEKLEAEKNSMEAEMKMMRVQMEQWKKAAEAAAIVLSEEAQNNGNKGIDGESPADDDMDDDGFSGGKKKGSGIRKFGEMWKKKGQK from the coding sequence ACGCCAATCGCTACGAGGTCCGAAGCAGGTTAAGACACCGACCGCAGATTCCGAGAACCCACCTCAAAAACCGATCACAGAGAGGAGTCCGAAGATGGGAGATCGCCGATCGCCTAGAGGGAACGCCGCGCGATCATCAGACCCGAAGAAACTAGGAAACCGGGTTGCGGATCTTGAATCCCAACTCGGCCAAGCTCAAGGAGAGCTTAAGATACTCAAGCATCAATTGTCTTCAACTGGGGGAGCAGCAAAAAGGGTTCCGATTAAACCCAAGAATCCGGTGGAGGGTTCCGATGAAAGCCAGCCGGAAACTGACGTATTCGAAGTACCAGTTGAGATGGTTCTTAATAAGGTTGATTTGTCACCGCCGGCTGAACTGGATAATGAGATAACTTCGCTGAAAGCTGTAATTGATGAGAAAGAGACTGAAATGGAGAAATCTAAACGAAAGAAGAATGTCATGAAGAATAAGATTGATGAATTGAATTCAGATATGGGTTTGGTTAGAACTAAAGAAACAGAGATGTCATTGAAAGTGAACAAACTATTTGATGAGCTAGAACAGAGTAAATCAGCTGAGGCTGAGCTAAAAGAGAAGCTTGAAAAGTTGGAAGCTGAGAAGAATTCAATGGAGGCTGAaatgaagatgatgagagtACAGATGGAACAATGGAAGAAAGCGGCGGAAGCCGCCGCAATTGTGTTGTCGGAAGAGGCACAAAATAACGGTAACAAAGGAATAGATGGTGAGTCGCCGGCCGACGATGATATGGATGATGATGGGTTTTCCGGCGGCAAGAAAAAAGGGTCTGGAATTAGAAAGTTTGGTGAAATGTGGAAAAAGAAAGGTCAGAAATGA